The Rhizobium sp. CCGE531 genomic sequence AGATGCGCAGGATAGAGAACGTGGTACGCGCCATCCTGCGCGAGGCTGGTGTCAAGCTTGGCAGGCCCTCGCGCACTGCCTTTGCTAATGGTGTGCGCGAGCTGGCAGACGCCGAGGCGATGGTGATGGTCGAGCCGCTGCGTTCGATCCTCGGCTCCATGCTCAAGGAGTTCGCCCGCCTGACAAAGCAGGTTCTCGACATCGTGCGCAAGGAGGGAAGAAGTCTGTCGGCGACTGATGAGCGCGCCCGGCGTCGGGCCGATCACCGCGCTCACCTTCCGCGCCACGATCGACCGGCCGGAGCGTTCGGTCAGCAGCGCGACAATCCGGGAGAGAGGTCTCACCTTGATCGCAGCGCCGCATCGGCTCCTCGCGGGCAGTGGGAGCGCATCTGGGCCTGACGCCGGCGCGATACCAGTCCGGTGAAACCGACATACCGGGCAGAGTCAGCTGCTGCCGCGACGAACTCGCCCGCACTGCCCTCTACGAGGCAGCACATTCGCTGCTCGTGCGCTCGAGGAAATGGTCGAGCTTGTGTGCCTGGGGCATGAACATCGCCAAACGCCGCGGCATGGCGCGAGCCCGCGTGGCGGTAGCCCGCAAGCTGGCCGTCATCCTGCACCGCATGTGGGCCGACGGAACCGAATTCCGCTTTGGAAAGGAAGCCGCCGGTCCGCATCGACATGAACAAGGAACAAAGGGACAAATACGAACACAGACGTAAGCGACAAGCCGGGGCCGTTCAGGCGGCGTAGTTCCATGGCATGAGCGCGTCGATTTCACTGCTGGGCCATCCATTCGCAAGGCGCTCAAGCGTCTGGGTCAACCAAGCTTGCGGATCGACTGCATTCATCTTTGCCGTTTGCAGGAGCGTCGCGATGGTCGCCCAAGTCCGGCCGCCACCGTCGCTTCCAGCGAATAGACTATTTTTTCTCGTGATCGCTTGGGGTCTGATTGCTCGCTCGACTATGTTGGAGTCGAGTTCGATGCGGCCGTCGGTCAGGAAGCGCTCGAAGATGTCTCGACGCGAGATGGCATACCGCAGAGCTTCGGCGAGTTTGGATTTTCCAGAGACCCGTGGCAGGGTCGCCTGCCAGAGAGTGAAGAGGTCACGGACGATCGCTGCGGAGATCTCCTGGCGTGCAGCGACACGAGCTTCAGGGCTTTGGCCGCGCACACGCTCCTCGATCTCCCATAACCTCGCCATACGCTCGACGGTGTCTGTAGCGACCTTCGAGCTCTTTGCGACATGCAACTCGTAGAACTTTCTCCGGCTGTGCGACCAACAGCCGGCCAGGATGGCGCTGTCATTGCCTCCATCTTTCCGGACGAGCTTGTTATAAGCGGCATATCCGTCGACCTGCAGGATTCCACGATAGCCGCTCAGGTGTCGTGCGACACACTCGGTGGCTCGACTGTCCTCGAAGCGATAGGCTACCATCGGTGGACCGCTGCCCCCAAAAGTCCGGTCATCCCTGGCATACGCCCATAGCCATGCCGTCTTCGCTGATCGGCGAGGATATTGAGCTCGAACCCCAGCTTGCCCATCCATTGAGCCATCAGCTTGCGGTCGAGTTCGACCTTGTCGCGTGCGTAGATGGCTTCCTGGCGATAGAGTGGCAGCCCGTCGGCATATTTGGAAACGGCGATCTGGGCCAGAAGTGCTTCCGTCGGAATGCCACCTTCGATGATATGTGCCGGAGCCGCCGCCTGGACGACACCATCCTCGTTCCTAAAGGCATACTTCGGCCGGCGGGTGACGATGACACGGAACTTCGCTGCCACGACATCCAGCCGCTCGGAGACGTCTTCTCCAATCAGGATTTTGGTCTTACCTGCATGTTCTGGAAGCTCTTCCGGTTCGATCACGACCTCGACGCGCTCAAGATGAGGCGCAAAGCCCTTGCGTGGCCGCGGAGCGCGTTTGCTGTCCGCGCTACCGCGGCCTTTCGTGACCTGAGCCTTGATCGTCGCAATGCCGGTCTCGATCTCTTCGAAGACAAAGGCATGCTGCTCGTCATCGACGGTGGATGATGCAAGCCTTTCCGAGCGTCGGCCAAATCGGGCGCGATCGAAAGCCTTCAGGATCTGCGTCAGCCGCTCGATGCGCTCATCGGCGTCCGCGTTGCGGGCCTCTAGATCGTCAACCTGCTTCTCCAAAGCCTCGACGCGGGCTGCTTTTGCGGCCATGGCAAGAACCATGGCTTTGAGAGCCTCTACATCATCCGGGAGCTCAATCTCGGGCCGCGTCATGGGTATGATCAGAGCATATTTTGCCGCGCTCCGCCCATGCTTTCAGGGACCTGATTCACTTCGCCGCAGCGGTTTTACCCAACAATCTCGGGAGGCTTCACCGGCGTGGATCGAACCCGCTTCCAGTCCATTCCGTCGACTAAAGCCAGAAGCTGGGCATGATTGAGCTGGACGCGATGATGGCCGATCCGGGGCCAGCAGAACTGGGCTTTTTCCAGCCGCTTCGCATAGAGGCAAACGCCGGAGCCATCCCACCACACGATCTTGACTCGGTCTGCTCTCTTGGCCCGAAAGACATAAAGTGCACCGTTGAACGGATCACTGCCAGCATCCCGTACCAGCGAAAGCAAGCTGTCCGGCCCCTTTCGGAAGTCGATGGGATGGCTCGCAAGAAAGACCTTCACGCCGGACGGGATCATGCCGACCGCACCGCTCGGATCACCCGCTGCAGGTGTGCTTCGCCGATATCTGCGTCGGCCCGGATAACGACGTCGCCGATGATAAGCTCGATCATCGCACGTGTGCCAATCGTCCCAGTCTCCGTCTGACCAGCCCGATCTTGCGAGGAGGATCGTTGTCCGTCACGAGCATCACGACGCCAGCCAAATAGCTGCGAGGGATGTATGCCGATGCGATGCGCAATGGCTGAGACGCTTGCGCCGGGCTCCATTGCCTCGTAAGCGCATAGGCGACCCCACGTAGCATCCAGATAGAAAATCACTCATTTTCAGCATGAATCATGCTGGGAATCCTATGAGTGAAGATATGAATCATGGTCGTACGTTCGAAATTCTGACGGCGGAGCCGGTGCGAACGCGGCGGAAACCGAAGTCGTGGTCAGATGAGGCGAAAGCTCTGATCCTGGAACAAGCGCTGGCTCCGGGCGCGAATGTCTCTGCGGTCGCGCGTGCCCATGGAATGGACCCGTCGCAGCTCTTTGGATGGCGGCGAGTAGCCCTCGCATCTGGTTCGGTTCAGCGCCTGAGAGCAACCGAAAACGATGAGGCGTTTACTCGTTTCGAGGCGGTGCGGACGGACACTGTCGAGATCCAGGTGGGCGACACGACACTTCGCGTCAGCGCTTCGATCGATCCGGCGCTGCTGAGCGGCATTGTCAGGGCGGTACGGCAAGCATGATCGCTTCGGGTGTCGTGGTCTATGTGTCGTGCCAACCGGTCGACTTCCGCAAAGGCGCTGCGTCGTTGATGGCCCTGGTGCGGGATGGCGGCCTCGACCCCTTTAGCGGTGCTCTTTATGTATTCCGCTCAAAACGGGCAGACCGGATCCGCATTGTCTGGTGGGACGGCAGTGGGGTCTGCCTTTACGCAAAAATACTCGAGGAAAATGGCTTCTGCTGGCCTGTCCCGTCTGCTGCCCGCGTCCGTCTCGACCATGCGCAATTAATGGCACTTCTGGCCGGAATGGATTGGAAAAAGATCCGCTCCGCCAAGGTGCGGCGGCCACTTTCGATCGGCTGATGACGATGTGCGGCAAGATGAATCATGTTGCTGTAAGTGTTGGGAAATCGGCTGATTTTATGCTCTATTACGCGCATGGTTTTACCCGGTCCCGACCTTCCTGACGACGTCGATGCGCTGAAAGCGATGATCATCGCTTTGAACGCAGAGAAGGCTGCGACTGACGCCGAAATTGCCCGAATGAAGGCTGTCCAACAGAAAGCCGACGAGCGGATCACCACTTTGACGGCGATCTTGAAGGTTTTGCAGCGGGCCCAAAACGGTACACGCTCCGAGCGACTGCGGCTGGCGATAAACGACGAGCAGATAGACTTCGCTTTTGAGGAGGTCGAGACTGGCCTTGCGGCGATTGATAGCGAACTCGGCCAAGTGGGCAAAGAGCGGCCAAAAAGGGAGGCGCGGCCTCGCAAAGGTTTTGCCGCCCATCTCGAACGCATCGAGGAAGTGATTGAGCCGGAGATCCCCGACGACTGCCAAGGCTTGGAAAAGGTTCTGATCGGTGAAGACCGATCCGAGCGGCTCGACGTCATACCGCCGAAGTTCAGGGTCATCGTCACACGCCGCCCGAAATATGCGTTCCGCGAACGTGACGGCGTGCTGCAGGCTTTGGCACCCCCGCATATCATCGAAGGTGGGCTGCCGAGCGAACGGTTGCTGGCTTATATTGCTGTGTCGAAATATGCCGACGGCCTTCCGCTCTACCGGCAGGAGGCGATCTATCTGCGCGACAGCGTGGTTCTCAGCCGCTCTTTGATGGCCCAATGGATGGGGCATCTGGGCTTCGAGCTGCGGATCTTGGCGGATTACATCTTGGAGCGTATCAAAGCCAGTGAGAGGATATTTGCAGACGAGACGACCTTGCCGACGCTGGCTCCCGGCTCTGGTAGAACGATGAAGGCGTGGTTATGGGCCTACGCTTGCGATGACCGACCGTTTGGCGGGTCTGGCCCGCCGATGGTTGCCTATCGCTTCGAAGACAGCAGGGGTGGCAAGTGTGTCGCGCGTCATCTCGCCGGGTTTAGTGGCATCCTGCAAGTGGATGGGTACTCGGCTTATACCAGCATGCTCAAGGAGCGCGGCAAGTCCGGCAGCAATGAAACGATCAAGCTGGCCGGATGCTGGGCACATTTACGCCGAAAGTTCTACGAGCTGCATGTCGGCGGCATTAATGACGCTGCAACGGCGTCGATCACAGCGATGACGGGGCTTTGGAAGGTTGAAGACGAGATCCGCGGCAGTGATGCCGAAACGCGCGCGAGGCGCCGTCAGGAGACGTCCGCTGGCATCGTCGCCGATCTCTTCCACTTGTGGGAGAAGGAACTCTCCAAAGTCTCCGGAAAGTCCAAGACTGCTGAGGCGATACGCTACGCCCTGACACGCCGGGAGGCGCTGGAGCACTTCTTGACGGACGGTCGCGTCGAAATCGACTCCAACATCGTCGAGCGTGCCATCCGGCCCCAAACCATTACGAGGAAGAATAGCCTCTTTGCCGGTAGCGAGGGAGGCGGAGAGACATGGGCGACGATCGCCACACTTCTACAGACGGCAAAAATGAACAACGTCGATCCGCTTGCCTGGCTATCTCAAACGCTCACCCGCATCGCAAATCGCTGGCCAGCCGCTGATATTGAGCTGCTCATGCCATGGAACTTCAACGCCAACGCTACCGGCTAACCGCTTACATTGCCTCAGCCACAGCCCGCGCTTTAAAATCATCGGACCAGCGGCGCCGAAATTGCCGTGGGGCGCCCTCAAGCCGTTCCGGAACAGCCTCGATCATATGGAAGTTTCTAGTTCCAGAGCTAGGCGCAGACATAGAAGCTCACAGTTTGTGAATCGTCTGTCCGCAATACAGCGGCCAACGCTACTGACGCCAGATGGGGTCAGCTTGTCGCTTACACACAGACGTTCGCCCGAGAGGGTGATCCGGATCGTTCCCGTGGGAACGTTAGCAAGGCGATCTCGTTAGCTGGCACGATCCTGGGCGAATTCTCCGAGGTCGTTCAACAGATTGAGATGCCTCGCTCTCCTAACCCCATCATGCGGCGGCTGCGCGCCGACCGCGAAGAGAGCGAGTGGCCCGCGGGGCGACGTGATCCGGATGACAGGAAAAGCTTAACCTCATCGACCCCAATCAGAGAAGCCTGCTAGCGTCCCTACCGCGACCACTGGGTATCGCTAGCTCGCTGGTGCAACGCCAGCCGGTCGAATGGGGACACGGAAACTCCAAAGACTGAGAAGCGAGGATTGCTGCTTGGCAAGTGATACAAGCGTCGGAGTGTTGGATATCCAACGCTAATTCCGAATGCCTCCCGTGCTTCGATCGAGGCTGGCGCGGCATCTATAAGCAGTCTCGGCCTGTGAAACTCTGTTCCTTGCTCTCGCAATATCTCGCTTACCAGCCTGTGGCCGAACTCGTCAACAGCCTTGTCAGTCAAGGAAAGCGGCATAAAGGAAGTATCAAGCATGATGGGCGTTCCGTCGGCTGATATGATTGTTCGTAAACAAAGCATTGCTCCACATGGAGGTTTGAACACACTCAAGGCAGGAATTCTAATTCTCTCTCTTGTTACTGAAATCAACTGAATCCTAGGTTTTAGCCGCACGCGCTGAGGTTCAGTGAGTTCGCTGAGGAAGAAGTCGAGGTTGCAAAGCATCCTACAGCTCTCTCGCACAAAGGTTCCGAGCCCTGGACTCGTTCGCAATATTCCAGCTCGCTGAAGGTCTTGGAGCGCTCGCTTGATAGTTATGGCACTTACTTTGAAATCTCTCGCCAACTCAGCAGTAGATGGCAGCTGCTGCCCTGTCTTATAGTGGTTTGCGAAGACGCGCTGCATGATCTCTTCTCGGATCTTCTCGTGTAGCGGCCTATGGACACTCCGCGGCATTCGGCAAGCTCCCAAAAGTTGCGTGAATCTGACCCTGGTCTGGTTTCTGAGCAACACCATGTTTGCGACAGCTAAACGCGCCTGCGACGTAAAGCTCGCCTCCCGTAAGGCTGGTACTCACCAGTGCCAGCAAGACACACGGTCGGGAAACACGATGCGCTCGTTTAGAGCTCACGTTCATTTCCCTAAACCAATTCTAGTTCGAAGATGTTTTGAGTCCCTGCCGGGCCCTGATAAGTAACGTCTGTATCTCGAAAGCCCGCATTGAGATATACGAGCCTGGCAGTCACGTTGCGGACATTGACGCCCAGCATGAGTCGTTTGATGGACGGCCGATTCGCCAAAATCCATTGCGCGGCAAGTTGAGCGGCCGCCCTGCCATACCCATTGCCCTGGTATGCCCGGCCCACCCGGAGACTGTGCAGAGTGAAAACCTGCGGCGGCGCCCATTCCGGAACGGCCGCTCCCTCGCGGAGGATAAAAAAGCCAACAGTTTCATCGCGGGCCACTATAGCGAAAGCGTGATGCAGCCCAGGTGTCGAGGCATTTCGAAGCTCTAAAAAGGATGCTTCTAGAGGATCGACAAATTGTTCTTGCTCGGCCTCCAACTGTAGATGGGCAACTTTCGAATGGTCAAAGGGAGATAGCTCCTGCAACGTCGTTACCGGATGGGCGTCAGCCGCTTCGGCGCTAAGTGGGAGCGTGTCGGATTCGAGAGTGAGTCGATTGACCGGTTGTCGGTGTGGGCTCACTGATTGGCTAGATAAACGTTCGATGCTGCCCGAGAGTACATCACGGAGTGTTCGTCTCCCCCAAGGATAGGAGGACCAAGCCGTCAATTCTTCTGTGGGAGCCGCGACTTCAACTGGTTGTTGCCGCAGGCTCCCAGACCAGTTAGGAACAGTTGAGAGCCACTCTTCATCATATACAGTTTCGACGTACCTGTGACCTTCATCAGGAAAGATAGCAACGACTTTCTTTTCGGGATTCTTGCGAGACCACCAATCGGCGACCTTATATGCCGCACCGCTTGTCGGGCCCATGTATAGCGAGTGATCCCGAAGAAGCTCGTGAGTTGCATCAAAAACCTCGGCGGGCGTTACCCAATGAACTTCATTGAAGTGGCTGTGATTAACATTAGACGGAATGATCTCACCCCCTAGCCCGCTAAGATCTTCTTGCGTACCGATTGGTTGCCCAAACAGAACGGAATTTGGAGTATCAACTCCAACGACATGCAAATCGGGGAAGGGGACCCTCAGGAACTTGGACGTGCCGCACATGGAGCCCCCCGAGCCTACGGGACCAACCAAGCAGTCGATCTTTCCCAGTCGGTGGATAAGCTGTTCGGCGAATTTGGCGTATGAGAGCGGGTTATCCGGGTTGGAGTATTGGGAAGGCCAATAGCTATTGGGTGTCATTTTTAGGAATTCCGCGAGTCGGTTCAACCGCGCCTGTTGAATTCCACCGGTGAGCGCGGGCTCCTTGACAATTTCTACGTGTGCGCCAAGCCGCATAAGCCGCCTATGAAGGTGTCGGTCGAGCCCCCAGTCGCTAACCAGTATACATTTGTAACCATGCTGTACCGCAAGCATAGCCAACGCAAGACCGAAAGTGCCGGACGAGGACTCGCAGATTGTGGCGCCTGGTTTCAGTAATCCTCGCTCCACTGCTCGCTCAAGGATGAACCGCGCAGGGAGCAGTTTCATAAGAAAGAAGCTGGCGCCATACAGACCATCGCTTAACTTAGCGATTCGGGGATTCTCGAAATCCTCAAGATTCCGCATTAAAGTTCGGTTCGACACATCTGTTCTCCAAAGGTTGGATTTCAGTGAGGGATGATTGAGGACTCAAAACCCGAGATTCTCAGGTCATGCCTTGCAAGCTCTACGTTTCCCGCGCTCTTCTCTTTCGTTGGGTCGAACATCAGGCCAACAACTGTTCCGCTGTGTGCGACCTGTATACCAACTGCACCATGACGAGCGCCGATCGCTTCGATCTCGTGCAGCCTCGGTTTTCTCAGGAACCTCTCATTGATCCGGGCGCTTGCCGTGGCAACTCGGCCAAGCAGATCGAGATCGGAAGCTTCGAGCGCTTTCCGCAGGGCACTCCGCAGCGGGCGGAAGAGTTCAATCTCGGAGGAGCTATATCGCGCAGACTTGAATGCCAACGTATCAATGGTTTGGCCGGCTGCCGTATCGACGCTGATCAGGTCTATGGGAGGGAGCGGGTTCCTGAATGCCTCGATCACCTTGCCCTCGCGTTGCGCGAAGAGCACAGCCACCTGCGAAAACAATGTAGAATCGCATGCCATTTCGGCACGCACCGCGATTTCCATCACAATGTCGGGCGTTGGCGGGCTGTGCAGAGAATCAAAAACTGCCAAGATGCTGGCTAGTACATCAGCAGTGGACGAACCCATGCCGCGTCCAATGGGAATGTTGCTGGCAATGGCCAGGTGCCCACCGGTCCCGCCTCTCCCAAGCGTTTCGAGCGAGAGTTCTACGGCCAGCTTTGACTTTTTGCGATGTATGGGCGTGACCGACACTCCGGCTTCATCCCGCGGCCTAAATTCTGCCTTCGAGTTGAGGTGGCGGCATGGCAACGAAATGAGACCTCGGTGCAGGTTTCCTTCCCAGTCCTCAAAAACGCCCTGGATGAGCTCGCCATGGTGTCCGATAGCCTCACCGTGTCCTTCCACAATACGCATGATTGGTCTTCCCAACAGCTAGGCGCTCAATCTTCTGGTCCAGGGTAAATGAACGTGGCGATCAAAAAGCACTGGGCGCTATTATTCGTGGAACACGGTACTGCAAATGTCGTGCCAACTATGAGTGTAGAGCTGAGGAGGGGCCGAGATGATAATCTTCAATGGTTAGAGTAGGAGCGAGAACACCAGTGATAACCACAGTGTCGCATAGTCGACAAATCGGACGTTGGTGTCAGTTGCTTTTGTTTCCCAGGAGTTCCACGAAATCCATTCGTGAGGATGCGTTAGCGCGAGCTTGAAGGCCTTCCGATGGAAGTTTCGGTGGAGCTGTTGAGGCACGATCGACCTTCCGTCGAAACTTTCCGTTGTGTCGACTAAATCGCCGCCTGCCACGCATCTGCGAACGCGCATACGGCAGCGCAAGTATTTTTACGAGCGCTTACGCCAGGCTACGACGCGCTCGATTATCTTGTTGCTGATCGCATATTTCTACCTTTCTTGATTGTCCCCGTCGCGATCCGCCGCCTGGCCGATCGCCGGAAGCGGGGACATCATGTCGGGACACCAT encodes the following:
- the tnpB gene encoding IS66 family insertion sequence element accessory protein TnpB (TnpB, as the term is used for proteins encoded by IS66 family insertion elements, is considered an accessory protein, since TnpC, encoded by a neighboring gene, is a DDE family transposase.) is translated as MIPSGVKVFLASHPIDFRKGPDSLLSLVRDAGSDPFNGALYVFRAKRADRVKIVWWDGSGVCLYAKRLEKAQFCWPRIGHHRVQLNHAQLLALVDGMDWKRVRSTPVKPPEIVG
- a CDS encoding transposase, encoding MEPGASVSAIAHRIGIHPSQLFGWRRDARDGQRSSSQDRAGQTETGTIGTRAMIELIIGDVVIRADADIGEAHLQRVIRAVRSA
- a CDS encoding transposase — translated: MNHGRTFEILTAEPVRTRRKPKSWSDEAKALILEQALAPGANVSAVARAHGMDPSQLFGWRRVALASGSVQRLRATENDEAFTRFEAVRTDTVEIQVGDTTLRVSASIDPALLSGIVRAVRQA
- the tnpB gene encoding IS66 family insertion sequence element accessory protein TnpB (TnpB, as the term is used for proteins encoded by IS66 family insertion elements, is considered an accessory protein, since TnpC, encoded by a neighboring gene, is a DDE family transposase.) → MIASGVVVYVSCQPVDFRKGAASLMALVRDGGLDPFSGALYVFRSKRADRIRIVWWDGSGVCLYAKILEENGFCWPVPSAARVRLDHAQLMALLAGMDWKKIRSAKVRRPLSIG
- a CDS encoding IS66 family transposase translates to MVLPGPDLPDDVDALKAMIIALNAEKAATDAEIARMKAVQQKADERITTLTAILKVLQRAQNGTRSERLRLAINDEQIDFAFEEVETGLAAIDSELGQVGKERPKREARPRKGFAAHLERIEEVIEPEIPDDCQGLEKVLIGEDRSERLDVIPPKFRVIVTRRPKYAFRERDGVLQALAPPHIIEGGLPSERLLAYIAVSKYADGLPLYRQEAIYLRDSVVLSRSLMAQWMGHLGFELRILADYILERIKASERIFADETTLPTLAPGSGRTMKAWLWAYACDDRPFGGSGPPMVAYRFEDSRGGKCVARHLAGFSGILQVDGYSAYTSMLKERGKSGSNETIKLAGCWAHLRRKFYELHVGGINDAATASITAMTGLWKVEDEIRGSDAETRARRRQETSAGIVADLFHLWEKELSKVSGKSKTAEAIRYALTRREALEHFLTDGRVEIDSNIVERAIRPQTITRKNSLFAGSEGGGETWATIATLLQTAKMNNVDPLAWLSQTLTRIANRWPAADIELLMPWNFNANATG
- a CDS encoding pyridoxal-phosphate dependent enzyme, whose product is MRNLEDFENPRIAKLSDGLYGASFFLMKLLPARFILERAVERGLLKPGATICESSSGTFGLALAMLAVQHGYKCILVSDWGLDRHLHRRLMRLGAHVEIVKEPALTGGIQQARLNRLAEFLKMTPNSYWPSQYSNPDNPLSYAKFAEQLIHRLGKIDCLVGPVGSGGSMCGTSKFLRVPFPDLHVVGVDTPNSVLFGQPIGTQEDLSGLGGEIIPSNVNHSHFNEVHWVTPAEVFDATHELLRDHSLYMGPTSGAAYKVADWWSRKNPEKKVVAIFPDEGHRYVETVYDEEWLSTVPNWSGSLRQQPVEVAAPTEELTAWSSYPWGRRTLRDVLSGSIERLSSQSVSPHRQPVNRLTLESDTLPLSAEAADAHPVTTLQELSPFDHSKVAHLQLEAEQEQFVDPLEASFLELRNASTPGLHHAFAIVARDETVGFFILREGAAVPEWAPPQVFTLHSLRVGRAYQGNGYGRAAAQLAAQWILANRPSIKRLMLGVNVRNVTARLVYLNAGFRDTDVTYQGPAGTQNIFELELV
- a CDS encoding GHMP kinase, which gives rise to MRIVEGHGEAIGHHGELIQGVFEDWEGNLHRGLISLPCRHLNSKAEFRPRDEAGVSVTPIHRKKSKLAVELSLETLGRGGTGGHLAIASNIPIGRGMGSSTADVLASILAVFDSLHSPPTPDIVMEIAVRAEMACDSTLFSQVAVLFAQREGKVIEAFRNPLPPIDLISVDTAAGQTIDTLAFKSARYSSSEIELFRPLRSALRKALEASDLDLLGRVATASARINERFLRKPRLHEIEAIGARHGAVGIQVAHSGTVVGLMFDPTKEKSAGNVELARHDLRISGFESSIIPH